From the Methylobacterium currus genome, one window contains:
- a CDS encoding NADP-dependent oxidoreductase, protein MTRKTNRQFTLAARPQGQARLSDFELVESAIPSPKDGEVLFRNTLFSIDPYQRNLMGNGSSEWPVIEIGDPMGGPTVAVVEESRNPDFAVGDHVQTWTGWQDYAVSDGSDLRKLDPNIAPLSTALGPLGLTGFTAWYGMTKVHDFKPGGTLVVTGAAGSVGSTAAQLGKLRGFRVVGVAGGPEKVAFLKRELGLDEAIDYKADDLEQQVARALPNGIDAFFENVGGPLFPVLMEHFNTDAKMTLCGTIADYSDTELPKGTNYLPRMITLIHYRFVSIKAFATPYVLDTFPEFLAEMTPLVTSGRIIYGEEFIKGFESLPETFLKLFDGSHSGKKLIVRAD, encoded by the coding sequence ATGACGAGGAAGACCAACCGCCAGTTCACGCTCGCCGCCCGCCCCCAGGGCCAGGCCAGGCTCAGCGACTTCGAGCTCGTGGAAAGCGCGATCCCGTCGCCGAAGGACGGCGAGGTGCTCTTTCGCAACACGCTGTTCTCGATCGATCCCTATCAGCGCAACCTGATGGGCAACGGCTCGTCCGAATGGCCGGTCATCGAGATCGGCGATCCGATGGGCGGGCCGACGGTGGCGGTGGTCGAGGAGAGCCGCAACCCGGACTTCGCGGTGGGCGATCACGTCCAGACCTGGACGGGCTGGCAGGACTATGCGGTGTCGGACGGCTCCGACCTTCGCAAGCTCGATCCGAATATCGCGCCCCTCTCGACCGCGCTCGGGCCTCTCGGCCTTACCGGTTTCACCGCCTGGTACGGCATGACCAAGGTCCACGACTTCAAGCCCGGCGGCACGCTGGTCGTCACCGGTGCGGCGGGATCGGTGGGCTCGACCGCGGCGCAGCTCGGCAAGCTGCGGGGCTTTCGCGTCGTCGGTGTAGCCGGCGGACCGGAGAAGGTGGCTTTCCTCAAGCGCGAGCTCGGCCTGGATGAAGCGATCGACTACAAGGCCGACGACCTTGAGCAGCAGGTTGCCCGCGCACTGCCCAACGGCATCGACGCGTTTTTCGAGAATGTCGGCGGCCCGCTTTTCCCGGTGCTGATGGAGCATTTCAACACTGACGCGAAGATGACGCTCTGCGGGACCATCGCCGATTACAGCGACACCGAGCTGCCTAAGGGCACCAACTATCTGCCTCGGATGATCACGCTGATCCACTACCGCTTCGTCAGCATCAAGGCGTTCGCGACGCCTTACGTGCTGGACACGTTTCCAGAATTCCTCGCGGAAATGACGCCGTTGGTGACGAGCGGCAGGATCATCTACGGCGAGGAATTCATCAAAGGCTTCGAGAGCCTGCCCGAAACCTTCCTGAAGCTTTTCGACGGCAGCCACAGCGGCAAGAAGCTGATTGTCCGGGCCGACTGA
- a CDS encoding carboxymuconolactone decarboxylase family protein — MRLPPIPPNDLSPEVRALHDAIVERMGRSLSAFASQDADGALIGPFPALLHFPRFGAPAFAFLDSLVGGATLPETVREVVILAVGARFKARYELYSHEKMAVEAGLPRPLIAAIAAGQRPPDLDEMQAAAFDFVTAATGGGSVPASTYEQARALFGNEGVGELAFLVASYTVICILLNAFDVPVPEN; from the coding sequence ATGCGCCTGCCGCCGATCCCGCCCAATGATCTTTCACCGGAGGTGCGTGCCCTGCACGACGCGATCGTCGAGCGCATGGGACGAAGCCTGTCGGCCTTCGCCTCGCAGGACGCGGACGGCGCGCTGATCGGTCCGTTCCCGGCGCTGCTGCACTTCCCGCGGTTCGGCGCGCCGGCGTTCGCGTTTCTCGACTCGCTGGTCGGAGGCGCGACCCTGCCGGAGACGGTGCGGGAGGTGGTGATCCTGGCGGTCGGCGCGCGCTTCAAGGCGCGATACGAACTCTATTCCCACGAGAAGATGGCGGTGGAGGCAGGATTGCCGAGACCGTTGATCGCGGCGATCGCCGCCGGCCAGCGTCCGCCGGATCTCGACGAGATGCAGGCTGCCGCTTTCGACTTCGTGACGGCGGCGACCGGCGGCGGCTCGGTGCCCGCCTCGACCTACGAACAGGCACGAGCGCTGTTTGGCAACGAAGGTGTGGGCGAACTCGCATTCTTGGTCGCCAGCTACACCGTGATCTGCATTCTGCTGAACGCGTTCGACGTGCCGGTTCCCGAGAACTGA
- a CDS encoding Dabb family protein — MIFHSIRFQLKESVTPEQLDPVLKQLHKMGTEIPVIQTYCVGRDIGGDFDYGATFVVKNIDDYKTYMHSPIHRKVDEIGLPLVVDMVSFDVTDEEDPTIPDQIKAIHKERFESDPALAKLVQGLKSYSGSSRPE; from the coding sequence ATGATTTTTCATTCGATCCGCTTCCAGTTGAAGGAGAGCGTGACGCCGGAGCAACTCGATCCCGTGCTCAAGCAGTTACACAAGATGGGCACCGAGATTCCGGTCATTCAGACTTACTGCGTCGGCCGCGATATCGGCGGTGACTTCGACTATGGCGCCACCTTCGTCGTCAAGAACATCGACGACTACAAGACCTACATGCATTCGCCGATCCACCGGAAGGTGGACGAGATCGGCCTGCCGCTGGTGGTCGACATGGTCTCGTTCGACGTCACCGACGAGGAGGACCCAACCATCCCCGACCAGATCAAGGCGATCCACAAGGAGCGGTTCGAAAGCGACCCAGCGCTCGCCAAGCTGGTGCAGGGCCTCAAGTCCTACTCCGGTAGCAGCAGGCCGGAGTGA
- a CDS encoding alpha/beta hydrolase family protein yields MAKPVLTATGGGYAPDGWKQWPEDEEFSAQFVRILAAAQDGASTVGECFQTAGRIQSGDRDGWHESWLTPAERSVSRAEAAEAAGHRLTARANWIRAANYFRTAEFFLDPADPRRLSTFDRIEACSQRALTLFEPAGEIARIPYEDGTHLDAYFLIAPGEGRRPAVIAFGGLDEYKDELIQEMERYALARGLSLLLVDLPGQGGTLRREGITARPDTEVPVGACIDWLLGRDDVDPGRIGVYGASLGGYYVTRAAAREHRVACAVSDAAQWKVAKSAQALLAQPNSMTAVLSRWVFGARDMEELVTVTEPFDLEGVVKDIACPFLIVAGELDSFGTHNAESVYAEAKAAGVDVTIKWFSPEETGAAHCQIDNPTIGMELICDWLADRLGR; encoded by the coding sequence ATGGCGAAGCCCGTGCTCACCGCCACCGGCGGTGGCTACGCCCCGGACGGCTGGAAGCAGTGGCCCGAAGACGAGGAGTTCTCGGCCCAGTTCGTCCGCATCCTGGCCGCCGCGCAGGACGGCGCGAGCACGGTCGGCGAGTGCTTCCAGACGGCGGGCCGCATCCAGTCGGGCGATCGCGATGGCTGGCACGAGTCCTGGCTCACGCCGGCGGAACGCTCCGTTTCGCGCGCCGAAGCGGCCGAGGCCGCCGGTCATCGCCTGACTGCCCGTGCCAACTGGATCCGCGCGGCCAACTATTTTCGAACCGCCGAATTCTTCCTCGACCCGGCCGATCCCCGGCGCCTTTCGACATTCGACCGGATCGAGGCCTGCTCGCAGCGCGCGCTCACCTTGTTCGAGCCGGCCGGCGAGATCGCGCGCATCCCCTATGAAGATGGCACACATCTCGACGCCTATTTCCTGATCGCACCGGGCGAAGGGCGCCGCCCGGCGGTGATCGCCTTCGGCGGCCTCGACGAATATAAGGACGAGCTGATCCAGGAGATGGAGCGCTATGCGCTCGCCCGCGGCCTCTCGCTGCTGCTGGTCGACCTTCCCGGACAGGGTGGAACGCTGCGTCGGGAGGGAATCACCGCGCGACCGGACACCGAGGTGCCGGTGGGGGCCTGCATCGATTGGCTGCTTGGCCGCGATGATGTCGATCCCGGTCGGATCGGGGTCTACGGCGCGAGCCTGGGGGGCTATTACGTCACCCGCGCCGCCGCGCGCGAGCATCGCGTGGCCTGCGCCGTCTCAGACGCGGCGCAGTGGAAGGTGGCAAAGTCGGCGCAAGCGCTGTTGGCGCAGCCCAACAGCATGACGGCAGTGCTCTCGCGCTGGGTGTTCGGCGCGCGTGACATGGAGGAGTTGGTCACCGTCACCGAGCCGTTCGATCTCGAAGGCGTGGTCAAGGATATAGCCTGTCCCTTCCTAATCGTGGCGGGTGAGCTCGACAGCTTCGGCACCCACAACGCCGAGAGCGTATATGCAGAAGCCAAGGCGGCGGGCGTCGACGTGACGATCAAATGGTTTTCGCCCGAAGAGACCGGGGCCGCGCATTGCCAGATCGACAATCCGACCATCGGCATGGAGCTGATCTGCGACTGGCTCGCCGATCGGCTGGGGCGTTGA
- a CDS encoding NADPH-dependent F420 reductase, whose translation MTTIGIIGAGEVGSHIARAAIASGYEVVLANSRGPETLADLVEQLGPAARAATAAEAAAAGDFVVVAAPLKLVNDMPADALAGKVVIDTNNYMPWRDGNYGIVDSGEKTEHELRQEQLPASKVVKAFTHIQAPRILTWGKPSGAPDRLALSASSNFPEAVAIVARLYDQFGFDNVDNSPLSESWRTRPGQPAWKQSAQTRAELVANLARAHRPGQPSS comes from the coding sequence ATGACCACCATCGGCATCATCGGCGCGGGCGAGGTCGGCAGTCATATCGCGCGTGCGGCGATCGCCAGCGGCTATGAGGTCGTGCTCGCCAACTCGCGCGGGCCCGAGACGTTGGCCGATCTCGTCGAACAACTCGGTCCGGCGGCGCGCGCTGCCACGGCGGCGGAAGCCGCTGCCGCCGGCGATTTTGTCGTCGTCGCGGCGCCGCTCAAGCTGGTCAACGACATGCCGGCTGATGCGCTCGCGGGCAAGGTCGTGATCGACACCAACAACTATATGCCGTGGCGCGACGGCAACTACGGAATCGTCGACTCGGGCGAGAAGACCGAGCACGAGCTGCGGCAGGAGCAGCTCCCCGCTTCGAAGGTGGTGAAGGCGTTCACCCACATCCAGGCGCCGCGGATTCTGACCTGGGGTAAACCCTCCGGGGCACCCGACCGGCTGGCGCTGTCCGCGTCCAGCAACTTTCCCGAGGCCGTCGCGATCGTCGCGCGGCTCTACGACCAGTTCGGCTTCGACAACGTCGACAACAGCCCTCTCAGCGAATCCTGGCGGACCCGCCCGGGCCAGCCCGCCTGGAAGCAGAGTGCTCAGACCCGAGCCGAGCTGGTCGCCAATCTCGCCCGCGCGCACCGCCCCGGACAACCGTCAAGCTGA
- a CDS encoding TetR/AcrR family transcriptional regulator, whose product MGRRREFNEVEVLDAVLPVFWRKGYEGTSYADLVDAAGVERPALYSAFGNKEALFRKALARYEELYLHYIPEALELPTARDVAAHFLRSTVELNTRFEDRTGCLGINGAMAGGEEAEPVRQALVAFRAAGQQRFRERFESAKAEGDLPEAADPAVLAAYVMTVSQGIAVQAKAGGCRALLHAVAEQALASWPT is encoded by the coding sequence ATGGGACGTCGTCGTGAGTTCAATGAGGTGGAAGTGCTCGACGCCGTGCTCCCGGTTTTCTGGCGAAAGGGCTATGAAGGCACGTCCTATGCCGATCTGGTCGATGCGGCCGGCGTGGAGCGGCCGGCGCTCTATTCGGCGTTCGGAAACAAGGAAGCGCTCTTCCGCAAGGCGCTGGCCCGCTATGAGGAGCTGTATCTCCACTATATTCCCGAGGCGCTCGAGCTGCCTACGGCGCGTGACGTCGCGGCGCACTTCCTGCGCAGCACGGTCGAGCTCAATACGCGTTTTGAGGATCGCACCGGCTGTCTGGGCATCAATGGAGCAATGGCGGGCGGCGAAGAGGCCGAGCCGGTGCGCCAAGCGCTGGTTGCGTTTCGCGCAGCCGGCCAGCAGCGCTTCCGCGAGCGCTTCGAAAGCGCCAAGGCGGAGGGTGATTTGCCCGAGGCCGCGGACCCCGCCGTGCTGGCCGCCTACGTCATGACGGTCAGCCAGGGGATCGCGGTGCAAGCCAAGGCCGGGGGCTGCCGCGCGCTGCTGCACGCGGTGGCGGAACAGGCGCTGGCGTCCTGGCCGACGTAG
- a CDS encoding sodium:solute symporter family transporter: MSRSFLLGLALAGAVTPALAADSGSGMNPVAVTMFVAIVLVTLGITWWAARRASSADQFYAAGGQISGFQNGIALAGDMISAGALLGLAGLICASGFDGLIFAVGYATGLPFVVFLVAERLRKLGRYTVADVLATRLSETPIRIFTAVATLVIVMFYLIAQMVGAGQLIRLLFGLDYLYAQILVGALMICYVMFGGMVATTWVQIVKAVLLLGAGVAIALLVLASFGFDYNALVARAIAVHPKHEAIMMPQVYAGSVWQSLSLGMTLMLGTAGLPHVLMRFFTVPDARAARVSVFWAVMCQSGFFALIFVIGFGALAIVAGDPTYLDAKGAIRGGGNMATVHLSHALGGNTLMGLVSAVAFATILAVVAGLTLTGASAVSHDLYARILGRRTATERSEIRVSRLATVGLGLLSVVLGIAFQSQNVAYMISLAYAVSCSSTLPLLILALYWGGLTTRGAIAGGVTGLVGAVLLTVLGPPVWVKVLGNPAPIFPLDPPTVVTMPVAFLTAALVSILDRRRAPAASMPQAISA; the protein is encoded by the coding sequence TTCTCCTCGGCCTCGCCCTTGCGGGCGCCGTCACCCCGGCGCTCGCGGCGGATTCCGGCAGCGGGATGAACCCGGTGGCGGTGACGATGTTCGTCGCCATCGTGCTCGTCACCCTCGGCATCACCTGGTGGGCGGCGCGGCGTGCCAGCTCGGCGGATCAGTTCTACGCCGCCGGCGGCCAGATTTCCGGTTTCCAGAACGGCATCGCGCTCGCCGGCGACATGATCTCGGCCGGGGCACTGCTGGGTCTGGCCGGCCTCATCTGCGCCTCGGGCTTCGATGGGTTGATCTTCGCCGTCGGCTACGCTACCGGCCTGCCCTTCGTGGTGTTCCTGGTGGCCGAGCGCCTGCGCAAGCTCGGGCGCTACACGGTCGCCGACGTGCTCGCGACGCGCCTGTCCGAGACGCCGATCCGGATCTTCACCGCGGTCGCGACCCTCGTCATCGTGATGTTCTACCTCATCGCCCAGATGGTCGGGGCCGGCCAGCTGATCCGGCTGCTGTTCGGGCTCGACTACCTCTACGCGCAGATTCTCGTCGGCGCCCTGATGATCTGCTACGTGATGTTCGGCGGCATGGTGGCGACGACCTGGGTGCAGATCGTCAAGGCGGTGCTGCTGCTCGGCGCCGGCGTTGCGATCGCGCTCCTCGTGCTGGCCTCCTTCGGCTTCGACTACAACGCCCTCGTCGCCCGGGCGATCGCTGTGCACCCGAAGCACGAGGCAATCATGATGCCGCAGGTCTATGCCGGCAGCGTCTGGCAATCCCTGTCGCTGGGCATGACGCTGATGCTCGGCACCGCCGGACTGCCGCATGTGCTGATGCGCTTCTTCACCGTCCCGGATGCCCGCGCCGCCCGCGTCTCGGTCTTCTGGGCAGTGATGTGCCAGAGCGGCTTCTTCGCCCTCATCTTCGTCATCGGCTTCGGGGCTCTCGCCATCGTGGCAGGCGATCCGACCTATCTTGACGCCAAGGGGGCAATCCGAGGCGGCGGCAACATGGCGACCGTCCACCTCTCACATGCGCTGGGCGGCAACACCCTGATGGGCCTCGTCTCGGCGGTCGCCTTCGCGACCATCCTGGCGGTGGTGGCGGGTCTGACGCTGACCGGGGCGTCGGCGGTGAGCCATGATCTCTACGCCCGCATCCTCGGCCGTCGCACCGCCACCGAGCGCAGCGAGATCCGGGTCTCGCGTCTCGCCACCGTTGGTCTCGGGTTGCTCTCGGTCGTGCTTGGGATCGCCTTCCAAAGCCAGAACGTCGCCTACATGATCAGCCTCGCCTACGCGGTGAGCTGCAGCTCGACCCTGCCGCTGCTGATCCTGGCGCTCTACTGGGGCGGGCTCACCACCCGCGGGGCGATCGCAGGCGGCGTCACAGGACTTGTCGGTGCGGTCCTTCTCACGGTGCTGGGTCCCCCGGTCTGGGTGAAGGTTCTGGGCAACCCGGCCCCGATCTTCCCCCTCGACCCGCCGACCGTCGTGACGATGCCGGTGGCGTTCCTGACCGCCGCCCTGGTCTCGATCCTCGATCGCAGGCGCGCGCCGGCCGCGTCGATGCCCCAGGCTATCTCGGCCTGA
- a CDS encoding VOC family protein: protein MALFSPPRKPSSPLASMRGDHAGVRVPDFDAAVAWYTEKLDFRLTATTEAVGLKWGFLAPPDDDDFQIEIAAGPGAVDRPGAGEIEASLGQRGWHHLCLKVDSIEDTLAELGRRGVTIVAGPLEYEPIRRRGGFFADPWGNLIEIIQDA, encoded by the coding sequence ATGGCGCTGTTCTCACCGCCCCGAAAGCCGTCCAGCCCGCTCGCGTCGATGCGCGGCGACCATGCCGGCGTGCGCGTGCCCGATTTCGACGCAGCCGTTGCCTGGTACACCGAGAAGCTCGACTTCCGGCTGACCGCCACCACCGAGGCGGTCGGGTTGAAGTGGGGCTTCCTCGCGCCGCCGGACGACGACGATTTCCAGATCGAGATCGCGGCTGGCCCCGGCGCCGTCGACCGCCCGGGAGCGGGGGAGATCGAGGCCTCACTCGGTCAGCGGGGCTGGCACCATCTCTGCCTCAAGGTCGACAGCATCGAGGACACGCTTGCCGAGCTCGGGCGGCGCGGCGTGACGATCGTCGCCGGCCCACTCGAATATGAGCCGATCCGGCGACGCGGCGGCTTCTTCGCCGATCCCTGGGGCAACCTCATCGAGATCATCCAGGACGCGTGA
- a CDS encoding LysR family transcriptional regulator translates to MDLRDVDLNLLVVLDVVLEERKLVSAARRLGMAQPSVSGALDRCRKLFGDRLLVRAGRGMELTARGQALREPIRALLTQARAVIGAPPDELATVERTVRIVSTDIPALTLLQILWEQTRRTAPGISLVLLHWRESEDVIDALARDQADVAISVLPQAGSGFVRTELYVERYCVAMRRGHPAAQDFDLDRWLAFPHVVLSARGSRRTPLDDQLALLGRRRRVGITVPSFLMVPPLLLASDLIAMLPRACMHHEPELHYCEPPIAVEGFPLHLAVANRAQGDVAVAHVAALIRDHFPGQP, encoded by the coding sequence ATGGACCTTAGGGATGTCGATCTGAATCTTCTGGTCGTGCTGGATGTCGTGCTCGAGGAGCGCAAGCTCGTCAGCGCGGCGCGCCGGCTCGGCATGGCCCAGCCCTCGGTCTCGGGCGCGCTCGACCGGTGTCGCAAGCTGTTCGGTGATCGTCTCCTCGTGCGCGCCGGCCGGGGGATGGAACTCACCGCGCGCGGACAGGCACTACGCGAGCCGATCCGCGCGTTGCTGACACAGGCTCGCGCTGTGATTGGCGCCCCGCCTGATGAACTGGCCACGGTGGAGCGCACGGTCCGCATCGTTTCCACCGATATTCCCGCGCTCACGCTGCTCCAGATCCTGTGGGAGCAGACCCGACGCACCGCGCCGGGCATCAGCCTGGTGCTGCTGCACTGGCGCGAGAGCGAGGACGTTATCGATGCGCTCGCGCGCGACCAGGCCGACGTCGCCATCTCGGTTCTGCCGCAGGCCGGCAGCGGATTCGTGCGCACCGAACTCTATGTCGAGCGCTATTGCGTCGCCATGCGGCGCGGGCATCCGGCGGCGCAGGACTTCGATCTCGACCGCTGGCTCGCTTTTCCGCACGTCGTCCTTTCGGCGCGCGGGAGCCGCCGCACGCCGCTCGACGACCAGCTCGCGCTGCTCGGACGCAGGCGGCGGGTCGGGATCACCGTGCCGAGTTTCCTGATGGTGCCGCCGCTGCTGCTGGCCAGCGACCTCATCGCCATGCTGCCGCGCGCGTGCATGCATCACGAACCCGAGCTGCACTATTGCGAGCCGCCGATCGCGGTCGAGGGTTTTCCGCTGCACCTCGCCGTCGCCAATCGCGCGCAGGGCGACGTCGCCGTCGCCCATGTCGCAGCGCTGATCCGCGACCATTTTCCCGGTCAGCCCTGA
- a CDS encoding nuclear transport factor 2 family protein, whose product MANPDSTDRRDMIRQFFRYADAADTRVLDLYTDDIRLTYPKFGTAIGKEAVRTFTIRMAKVLRRLEHDIDGLSFIEAGDTIAVEGREWGETSDGTPFPDGEISQGLFCNVFEFDGDLIRAVRIYVDPDFTNKDTALIAALS is encoded by the coding sequence GTGGCGAACCCAGACTCCACCGACCGGCGCGATATGATCCGGCAGTTCTTCCGCTATGCCGATGCCGCCGATACCCGCGTCCTTGACCTGTACACCGACGATATCCGGTTGACCTATCCCAAGTTCGGCACGGCGATCGGCAAGGAGGCAGTGCGCACCTTCACGATCCGCATGGCGAAGGTGCTGCGCAGGCTCGAGCACGACATCGACGGCCTGTCCTTCATCGAAGCCGGCGACACGATCGCGGTCGAGGGGCGCGAGTGGGGCGAGACGTCAGACGGCACGCCGTTCCCGGACGGCGAGATCTCCCAGGGCTTGTTTTGCAACGTCTTCGAGTTCGACGGCGACCTGATCCGTGCCGTGCGCATCTATGTCGACCCGGATTTCACCAACAAAGACACGGCGCTGATCGCCGCGCTGAGCTGA
- a CDS encoding ester cyclase — MSETTLVTLAERWRLLWNGDLALGREIIADDFVAHAAPMTGSGDDLIRGRTALEAWISGIHELLDELAFTYELGPITQGNLMAVRWRARGCYRGGFPGSPPEAIGRAVTFTGTDSLRTEDGCIVEYWGNADSLLFVQQLGVQTMPGY, encoded by the coding sequence ATGTCCGAAACCACTCTCGTCACGCTTGCCGAACGCTGGCGGCTGCTTTGGAACGGGGATCTGGCGCTGGGACGCGAGATCATCGCCGACGACTTCGTCGCCCATGCCGCGCCTATGACCGGATCGGGCGATGACCTCATTCGGGGACGTACGGCGCTCGAAGCCTGGATCTCAGGCATTCACGAATTGCTCGACGAGCTCGCCTTCACCTACGAGCTGGGGCCGATCACCCAGGGCAACCTGATGGCGGTGCGCTGGCGCGCGCGGGGCTGCTATCGTGGCGGCTTTCCCGGCAGTCCACCCGAAGCGATCGGCCGCGCGGTGACCTTCACCGGCACCGACAGCCTACGCACAGAAGATGGCTGCATCGTCGAATATTGGGGCAACGCAGACAGCCTGCTGTTCGTCCAGCAACTCGGTGTTCAGACGATGCCGGGCTACTAG
- a CDS encoding ester cyclase — MSNPDLRDFYDRYIAALNARDFDVMDTFIHDEVTLNGKPATREDILAVQREEAGAVPDLHWELTNLIIDGDRLGAQLVNTGTPAKTFVGVEPTGASFEVVEYAVYQVIDGRFKHMAAIHDAEAVARQLSA; from the coding sequence ATGTCGAACCCAGACCTGCGCGATTTCTACGATCGCTACATTGCCGCCCTGAATGCCAGGGACTTCGATGTCATGGACACATTCATCCATGACGAGGTCACCCTCAATGGCAAGCCGGCCACCCGCGAGGACATCCTCGCGGTGCAGCGGGAAGAGGCCGGCGCGGTTCCAGACCTTCACTGGGAGCTGACGAACCTCATCATCGACGGCGACCGGCTCGGCGCGCAGCTCGTGAACACTGGCACCCCGGCCAAGACCTTCGTTGGTGTCGAGCCGACCGGCGCCTCGTTCGAGGTCGTCGAATATGCCGTCTATCAGGTGATCGACGGCCGCTTCAAGCACATGGCGGCGATCCATGATGCCGAGGCGGTCGCCCGGCAGCTGAGCGCCTGA
- a CDS encoding SDR family NAD(P)-dependent oxidoreductase, with translation MTDNFNARSTADEVLAGIDLSGKRYLITGISSGIGLETARALVARGASVVGAVRDIAKAEAATVPVLKEAETAGGSLELIELDLASLASVRAAADRLLADGRRFDAIIANAGIMATPAGRTADGFETQFGTNHLGHFALVTRIEPLFVDGGRLVVLSSQAHRVADVDLDDPNFERQEYEPFVAYGRSKTANALFAVEFDRRHRARGIRAAAVMPGNSLTDLPRNFSEEELNGLFQTVGNARAEAGLPPAELKDVGQAAATTVWAAVVADGDEIGGRYLEDVRVATVDDTPNPFADGVRSYALDEGKARQLWARSEALVGAA, from the coding sequence ATGACAGACAATTTCAACGCCCGGTCGACCGCCGACGAGGTCCTCGCCGGTATCGATCTTTCGGGAAAGCGCTACCTTATCACGGGCATCTCGTCGGGGATCGGGCTGGAGACGGCGCGGGCGCTGGTCGCGCGCGGCGCCAGCGTCGTCGGCGCGGTGAGAGACATCGCAAAGGCGGAGGCGGCGACGGTGCCGGTCCTTAAGGAGGCCGAAACCGCCGGCGGCAGCCTCGAACTGATCGAGCTCGACCTTGCGTCGTTGGCGAGTGTTCGGGCCGCCGCGGACAGGCTGCTCGCCGACGGCCGCCGGTTTGATGCCATCATCGCCAATGCCGGCATAATGGCAACGCCCGCTGGCAGGACCGCCGACGGCTTCGAGACGCAGTTCGGGACCAACCACCTCGGCCACTTCGCGCTCGTCACCCGGATCGAGCCGTTGTTTGTCGACGGCGGCCGCCTCGTGGTGCTGTCGTCGCAGGCGCATCGCGTCGCGGACGTGGATCTGGACGATCCCAATTTCGAGCGGCAGGAATACGAGCCGTTCGTCGCTTATGGCCGGTCGAAAACGGCCAATGCGCTGTTCGCCGTCGAGTTCGACCGCCGCCATCGAGCCCGCGGCATCCGCGCGGCCGCGGTCATGCCCGGCAACAGCCTGACCGACCTTCCCCGCAACTTCAGCGAAGAGGAGCTGAACGGCCTGTTCCAGACCGTGGGCAATGCGCGCGCCGAGGCGGGGCTGCCGCCAGCGGAACTGAAGGACGTCGGTCAGGCGGCCGCGACGACGGTCTGGGCCGCGGTCGTTGCAGACGGAGACGAGATCGGCGGTAGGTATCTCGAAGATGTCCGTGTTGCGACAGTCGACGACACGCCCAACCCCTTCGCCGATGGCGTGCGCTCCTATGCGCTCGATGAGGGAAAGGCGCGGCAGCTCTGGGCCAGGAGCGAAGCGCTGGTCGGGGCCGCATGA
- a CDS encoding SDR family NAD(P)-dependent oxidoreductase, with protein sequence MTDLNGKRALVTGGSRGIGAAIAVELANQGADVAFSYQNDADSAADIVRQIEAKRRRGFAVQADNADPAAVKRLVAEAVAKLGGLDILVNNAGTARTGTIAELSLDDIDTLLHINVRGAVLVAQTVIPHLPEGGRIIFIGSNIAERVPFPQLTMYAVTKSAQLALTRGLSRELGTRNITVNLVQPGPIRTDLNPADGALNDVNIDFTALKRVGQPHEIASVVSFLASPAAGFMTGSAITADGGFNA encoded by the coding sequence ATGACTGACCTCAACGGCAAGCGCGCCCTGGTGACGGGCGGTTCGCGCGGCATCGGCGCGGCGATCGCGGTCGAGCTGGCTAACCAGGGCGCAGATGTCGCCTTCAGCTATCAGAACGACGCCGACAGCGCGGCGGACATCGTCCGACAGATCGAAGCGAAAAGGCGGCGGGGCTTTGCGGTCCAGGCCGACAATGCTGATCCAGCAGCGGTGAAGCGTCTCGTCGCAGAAGCGGTCGCGAAGCTCGGCGGTCTGGACATCCTGGTGAACAACGCCGGAACCGCGCGTACCGGCACGATTGCCGAGCTAAGCCTCGACGACATCGATACCCTCCTGCATATCAATGTCCGCGGCGCCGTGCTGGTGGCGCAGACCGTGATCCCGCACCTGCCCGAGGGCGGTCGCATCATCTTCATCGGCTCGAACATCGCCGAGCGCGTTCCGTTTCCGCAGCTGACGATGTACGCGGTGACCAAGTCGGCGCAGCTTGCCCTCACGCGCGGGCTCTCCCGCGAGCTTGGGACCCGCAACATCACCGTCAACCTCGTCCAGCCCGGGCCGATCAGGACCGACCTTAACCCCGCCGATGGAGCGCTCAACGACGTCAATATCGACTTCACTGCGCTCAAGCGTGTCGGCCAGCCACATGAGATCGCATCGGTCGTGAGCTTCCTTGCGAGCCCCGCGGCCGGCTTTATGACTGGGTCCGCCATCACGGCGGATGGCGGTTTCAATGCCTGA